In Halictus rubicundus isolate RS-2024b chromosome 5, iyHalRubi1_principal, whole genome shotgun sequence, one genomic interval encodes:
- the LOC143353938 gene encoding ras-like protein family member 10B — MDRSWKENDSLLGQSLHGNKQLLELDLDYLERRGGETINYENAESGSKEEESPADTLDRVKVVFLGAPGVGKSSIIRQFVWSEFSEEYKPTERRETFYPSVVLADRLYELKITDLPTIPYFPVSSHLEWTDFRYCGLRSANAYVLVFDLSNQDTFQYIRTLREQIYEGREMRGVPLLVVGNKQDELSPAVASGSRYRDIVNLVRKHWQCGYVECSARFNCRVVQVFRELMKSIQAVEGRPPSPISAPMQPLRAHPHDTGEKCILL; from the exons ATGGATCGTTCCTGGAAAGAGAACGATTCACTTTTGGGGCAATCTTTGCACGGGAACAAACAGTTGTTAG AGCTCGACCTGGACTATTTGGAAAGGAGAGGAGGCGAGACAATAAACTATGAAAACGCTGAAAGCGgatcgaaagaagaagagagccCCGCAGACACTCTGGATCGTGTCAAAGTCGTGTTTCTCGGTGCACCTGGAGTGGGCAAGTCCAGCATCATTAGG CAATTCGTGTGGAGCGAATTCTCCGAGGAATACAAGCCAACCGAACGCAGAGAGACCTTCTATCCGAGCGTGGTGCTCGCCGACCGATTGTACGAGCTAAAAATCACGGATCTGCCGACGATACCGTATTTTCCGGTCAGCTCGCACCTCGAATGGACGGACTTCCGTTATTGCGGTCTGCGAAGTGCAAACGCTTACGTACTCGTATTCGATCTCAGCAATCAGGACACCTTTCAG TACATTAGAACGTTACGGGAGCAAATTTACGAAGGTCGAGAAATGAGGGGTGTGCCGTTATTAGTAGTCGGAAACAAGCAAGACGAATTATCGCCTGCGGTTGCTTCCGGAAGTAGGTACAGGGACATTGTCAATCTTGTCCGGAAACATTGGCAATGTGGCTACGTCGAGTGTAGCGCCAGATTTAACTGTCGTGTGGTTCAG GTATTTCGAGAATTAATGAAGAGCATCCAGGCGGTCGAAGGCAGACCACCCTCGCCGATATCTGCGCCCATGCAGCCTTTGCGAGCGCATCCCCACGACACCGGGGAAAAGTGCATTCTTCTCTGA